The following coding sequences are from one Ornithodoros turicata isolate Travis chromosome 1, ASM3712646v1, whole genome shotgun sequence window:
- the LOC135377765 gene encoding uncharacterized protein LOC135377765 gives MQKGVHQEGRMLFTEVDAPLHTDKSFREQSCGGHHMGESPFLQLEIDMICAFPLDYMHLLCLGVMRRLLHLWTGGKYGRGKLTAEQQHTLSERLISFRRDFPTTFQRKPRGVNELERWKATEFRSFLLYAGPVALKQLLPDKLYDHFLILHVAARILATPTLYRTQHHYVENLLKFFVQEMGELYGRTQLIYNVHSLVHLAGDCLQHGPLDSFSAFPFESYLGRLKRMLRTTSNPLSQISRRVSELKHCGAPVNDNATTLCVKPGFCYHFPNGYFARIQEVRASQARVTVFSNKADFFVTPLKSSFFNTFRVSCRGSAERTMPLSALSKEKQCVLLNYKNDYVAFPLLHQMQLS, from the coding sequence ATGCAAAAGGGTGTGCACCAAGAGGGCAGAATGCTCTTCACGGAAGTGGATGCTCCTCTTCACACAGACAAGAGCTTCCGAGAACAAAGTTGTGGAGGTCACCACATGGGAGAGTCTCCGTTTCTGCAGCTGGAGATTGACATGATTTGTGCATTTCCCCTGGACTACATGCATCTCCTGTGCTTAGGGGTAATGCGAAGGTTGCTGCATCTTTGGACTGGTGGAAAATATGGTCGTGGGAAGCTAACGGCAGAACAACAACACACATTGAGTGAGAGGCTAATCTCCTTTCGCAGAGACTTCCCTACCACGTTTCAAAGAAAGCCACGAGGAGTCAATGAGCTTGAAAGGTGGAAAGCCACTGAATTTCGCTCCTTTCTGTTGTATGCTGGTCCAGTGGCACTCAAGCAACTActgcctgacaagctgtatgatCATTTTCTGATCCTTCATGTGGCTGCAAGAATTCTAGCCACTCCAACACTGTACAGAACACAGCATCATTACGTTGAAAACCTCCTGAAGTTCTTTGTGCAAGAGATGGGTGAACTGTATGGAAGAACACAGCTCATATACAATGTCCACTCCCTTGTACACCTTGCaggggactgtctgcagcacgGGCCACTTGATTCATTCAGTGCATTTCCGTTTGAATCATACCTGGGAAGGCTGAAGCGAATGCTGCGAACCACAAGCAATCCCCTGTCACAAATCAGCCGCAGAGTATCGGAATTGAAGCACTGTGGAGCACCTGTAAATGACAATGCCACGACTCTCTGTGTCAAGCCAGGGTTTTGCTACCACTTTCCCAATGGTTATTTTGCACGTATACAAGAAGTACGTGCATCACAAGCTCGAGTGACTGTCTTTTCGAACAAGGCAGACTTCTTTGTAACACCACTTAAGTCCTCTTTCTTCAACACCTTTCGAGTCAGTTGCCGTGGTTCCGCTGAACGAACGATGCCACTGTCAGCCCTCAGTAAGGAAAAGCAGTGCGTGCTACTCAACTACAAAAATGACTATGTCGCCTTCCCGCTTCTCCACCAAATGCAGTTATCATAG